CACCAGCTCCAGCTGGACGTGTACGGCGAGGTCACCGAGGCCCTGCACCTGGCCCATATGACGGGTCTGGCCCGCAACGACTACGCCTCCCTGCTCCAGCTGAAGCTGATCCGCTATCTGGAGCAGCACTGGGACGAGCCCGACGAGGGCATCTGGGAGGTGCGCGGTCCGCGCCGCCACTTCGTGCACTCCAAGGTCATGGCCTGGGTCGCGGTGGACCGGACGATCAAGCTCATCGAGTCCGGCGACGCGGACGGCCCGCTGGAGAAGTGGCGCGAGCTGCGCGACGACATCCACCGGGACGTGTGTGAGAAGGGTTACGACAAGGAGCGCAACACCTTCACACAGTCGTACGGCTCGAAGGAACTGGACGCCTCCCTGCTGCTGATCCCGCAGATGGGCTTCCTGCCTCCCGACGACAAGCGCGTCATCGGCACCATCGAGGCGATCCAGCGCGAGCTGTCCACCTCGGACGGCTTCATCCTGCGCTACCCGACCTCGGGCGGCGAGGAGAACCTCGACGGCCTCCCCGGCGACGAGGGCGCGTTCCTGGCCTGCTCGTTCTGGATGGCGGACGACCTGGCGATGATCGGCCGCGTCGACGAGGCCCGCAAGCTCTTCGAGAAGCTCCTCGACCTCCGCAACGACCTGGGCCTGCTGGCCGAGGAGTGGGACCCGCGACTCAAGCGCCAGGTGGGCAACTTCCCCCAGGCCTTCAGCCACGTCCCGCTGATCGACACGGCCCTGAGGCTGACGGCTTCGGGGGCGTACGGCGGCTAGAAACTCACGCCCGGCAAACCGCGCCCCGGTTTTCAGGGGCGCGGGGAACTGCGCGATCAGCCACGAGGGCGCCGCACCTCAAAGCGGCGCAATCGTAACCAAGCGCCTACCCTGGAAGCACATAAATGCCCCCTATCGGAAGGGGGCCGCCATGGCTTCCCCCTCAAAGGCGGGCACAGCCCTCTCCGCGCTCCGCGAAGACCTCACCGGCGACGTACTCGCCCCGGGCGACCCCGGATACGACGACGCCCGCACCGTCTTCAACGCCATGATCGACAAACGCCCCGCAGTGATCGCGCAGTGCGTGGACGAGGCCGACGTGACCCGTTCCGTGCGCTTCGCCCGCGATCTGGACCTGCCGATCGCGGTGCGCGGCGGCGGCCACAGTGTGGCGGGCATGGGCCTGAACGACGCGGGTCTGGTGATCGACCTGCGCCGGATGGACGAGGTGACCGTCTACCGCGCGGCGCAGTCGGTACGGGTCCAGGGCGGGGCGCTGATGAGCCACCTGGACCGGGCGACCCAGCCGTACGGGCTGTCGACCACCGGCGGCCGGGTCTCCACGACCGGCGTCGCCGGCTTCGTGCTCGGCGGCGGCAGCGGCTGGCTCGACCGGACGTACGGCCTCGCCGTCGACAACCTCATCGGGGTCGACCTGGTCACCGCCGACGGCACCGCGGTCCACGCGAGCGCCGAGCAGAACCCGGAGTTGTTCTGGGCGCTGCACGGTGGCGGCGGAAACTTCGGGGTCGCCACCTCGCTCACCCTGAGACTGCACGAGATGCCCGCCTTCTCCGTCGCGCTGCTGCTCTACCTCCCCGAGTTCGGCCCCGAGGTCATCCGCACCTACCGCGACGTGATCGAGGCCGGCCCGGTCGAGGCGAGCGGCGGGGCCATTTATCTCACCGCCCCGCCCGAGGAGTTCGTCCCACCGCATCTGGTCGGACATCTGCTGTGCGGCGCACTGCTGACGTACACGGGTGCCGAGGACGACATGCGCAAGCTCGCAGAGCCGCTGCTCTCGCTGCCGCACGAGGTGGAGATCGTCACCGCGATCCCGTACGCCGACTTCCAGTGCATGCTCGACGACCCGCCCGACATGCGGAACTACTGGTCGGCCGAGTACCTGACGGGCGCGCCCGACGAGTTCGTGGACGCCTTCTGCGCTCTCGGGGACGCCGTTCCCGTGCCGACCGGCACGCAGAGCGCGCTGTTCCCGCTCGGCGGGGCCATCGCCGACGGCCCGTCCGAGTACCCGGTCCCCTACCGGGACGCCCAGTGGGCCGTGCACCCCTTCGGCTGCTGGGAGGATCCGGCGGACGACGAGCGCTGCGTCCAGTGGGTCCACGACGTCCGTAGCCGCGTCCGCCCGTGGAGCACCGGCGCGGTCTATCTCAACTTCATCGGCGACGAGGGCGCGGAGCGCGTGATCGCGGGCCTGGGCGCCGAGAACACGCGCCGGCTGGCGTCGGTGAAGCGCCAGTACGACCCGGACAACGTGTTCCGCTTCAACCACAACATCGTTCCGGCGTAGCCGGGCCGCGCGTGCCGTTGACGCGCGGATCGTCAGTGCTGCGTAGGTGCGGGTAGCGTCCGCTGCATGGACAGCCGTACGGACAGCCGTTTCGCGACCCGGGGCGCCGGCATCACCGTGCAGCGGGCGCTCGAACTGCCGGGGCTGCGCAGCGGGCTGCCGGAGGTCCTGGCGGGCGCCGACCGGCTGCGGCGGACCGTCCGGTGGGTGCACGCGGGCGAGGTCCCGCACATCGCCTCGCTGCTCAAGGGCGGCGAACTGCTCCTGACGACCGGCTACGGGCTCGGCACCCGTCCGGCCGAGCAGCGCGCGTTCGTCCGTACGCTCGCCGAGCGGGACATCGCGGCGCTCGTCGTGGAGCTGGGCCCGCGCTTCACCCGGCTGCCCGCGGCCCTCGTGGAGACGGCCCGCGCGACCGGTCTCCCGCTGGTCCAGCTGCACCGCGAGGTGGCGTTCGTGGCCGTCACCGAGGAGATCCACACCGAGATCGTCAACGGCCACTACGCACTGCTCCAGCGGGCCGAGGAGATCCACCGGCGCTGCACGGAGGCCCTGCTCGGCGGCGGCGGTGTCCCACAGGTCCTCGGCATCCTGGCGGACTTCAGCGGCAACCCGGTGTTCCTGGAGACGGCCGACGGCCAGCTCCTGTACGCCGCCGGAGCCGGCCCCGAGGGCGCCGACCCGCTCCAGGTGTGGGAGGGCCTGCGCACCCAGCCCAAGGACGCGCCGCCGCCCGCCGGTTCCGCTCTCGTCGACGTCCCCGGGGGCGGCCCCGGCACCGGGTCGGTCCGCGCACGGCTGGTCCTGCTTCCCGTCCTCGAACCCCTTGCCCTCGTGCACCGTATGGCCGCCGAACGGGCCGCGGGCATCCTGGCCGTCGTCCTGATGCAGGCCCGCCAGGAGGAGGAGCTGGCGGCGCGTGGCCGCGGCGACTTCCTCACCGACCTCGCCGAGGGCCGTGTCGACGCGGAGGCCGCGCCCGCGCAGGCCCGCGTTCTCGGCTTCCGGCCCGGCGCCGGGCCGTTGCTGCCCATGGTGATGCGGCTCGGCGACACACTCACCCCGGGCGGGGGCTGGGCGGTGCTGGCCCGCGCGGTCACCGAGGAGCTGGCGTCGGTCGGTGTGCCGGTACTGCTGGGCGTACGGCCGGTGGAGGGCCGGGTGCCGCTGCTGGTGGGCCTGCGCGCGGAGTCGGAGCGCCCGGCGGTCGCCGACCGGGTCGCGACGGCGCTGCGGGCGGGTGTGGAACGCGCGGGGATGCAGCGGCCTGGCGCCCAGCCGCCGGTCGTCGTGGTCGGGGTCGCCGGCGGCTGGGCGGCGGCCTCGGCGGGGCTGCGCCACGCGGCGGAGACGGCGACGGCGGCCCAGGGGCTGCCGGACCGCCCGTGGTACGACGCCCGCCGCCTGGACATCGACCTGTTGCTGTGGCGGCTGCGCGACCACCCGGACCTGGCGGCCTTCGTGGAGCGCGCGATCGGTCCGCTGCGCACCCACGACCACCGCTCCAAGCCGCCGTTGCTGCCCACCCTGGAGACGTATCTCGCCCATGCGGGCCGCAAGGCGGAGACGGCCCGAGAACTCCACCTCAACCGCCAGACCCTCTACAACCGCCTCGCACGGATCGGGGAGTTGCTGGGCACCGACCTGGACGACCCGCAGACCGTACTGGCGTTGAGTTTGGCGCTACGGGCCCGCAGACACCTGCCCTGACCCCGGGCTTGCGCCCGATCCCTCAGGGCAGCGGCCGGGGCTGCGTGAACTCGTCGTAGACACTGAGCACTTGGGCGACGGTCTCGTCCTCGGTGGGCCAGGTGGCGATCTGCCGGACGCCCCGCTCCCGGAGGAGATCCCGGCGCTCAGGGTCACCGAGAAGCCGTACGACAGCCCTGCCGAGCGCCACCGCGTCGCCGTAGGGGACGAGTTCGGCCGCGTCCCCGACGAGCTCCGGAACGCCTCCCACGGCCGTCGCGATCAGCGGCACGCGCGCGTGGAGAGCCTGCTGTGCGAGAACGGAGCGCGACTCCCAACGGCTGGGCAGCAGGGCGAGGTCGGCGGCGAACAGCAGTTCGCTCACGTCGTCGCGCCGCCCGATGAGCCGGACGGGCAGCCCCTCGTTCTCGATGCGGCCCTGCAACTCGGCCCGCAGCGGCCCCTCCCCCGCGATCACGAGGAGCGGCGCCGGATCGAGACCACGCCACGCGTGTACGGCGTCCAGCAGGACGTCGTACCCCCGGTGCCGGTCGAGGGAGCCGACGGACATGAGCAACGGACGGTCCGTGGCGCCGAGTTCGGCCCGTGTCTTGGACCGGTCGGACTCGTCCCGCCCGACGGCCCCACGCGGGGCGGACAGCGCCACGGCGGACAGCCGGACATCCCGGGCCCCGCGCCGCCGGGCCCGGTCGACGAGGTCGGAGGAGGTTCCCAGGACGACGGCGGCGGTCTTCACGACCCGCCGCTCCAGCACCCTCAGCAGTTGGGCGCGCGGCCCCTCGGCGTACGCCCGGTTGTGCCAGGTGACGACGAGCGGAGTGCGCCGCCCGCTGAGCGCGAGGGCGGCCCGGAAGGAGGCGTGCAGCCCGTGCGCGTGCACCAGGTCGGCGTTCGAACAGGCCGCGCGCAGCGCCGCCACCGAGCCGGGATCGCTGCTGCGCGGGATGGGCACGTGTTCCGCGCCGGCGCCCGTGAAGTCGTAGGCGCTGTCGGCGTCGGAGGGGGCGCACACGATGACCCGCACGCCTCTCGCGACGAGCCCCGCCGCCAGCGAACGCACGTGCGCGCTGCTGCCGGCGTTGCCGCCGCCGAGCACCTGAACGGTGCGCAGCGGCGACTGACCGTGCGGTGAGTGGCTGCTCGCGAGGCTCACGTGGCCGGGGGCTCCTGGTTCGGCGTCGGGCGGTCACGAAGAAAGGACACGGAGAAACGTACAGAAGGTTTGGGCGGAAGGGGTGTACCGCGCTGCTTTCTCCGTGTACGGGGGTATCCGTACTCCTTCAAGGATGCCAGTACGTACGGGTGTTCCGGACCAAGGAGGGGTGGGGCGGGTCACTCACTCGGGTGAGAGAGACCCCACTAAACGTCAGCTGTTCGAACGTCAGCCGTCCGCCCGGGCCGCCGCCAGCAATTCCTCCGCATGCGCCCGCGCCGTCTCCGAGTCCTCCTGCCCTGCCAGCATCCGCGACAGCTCCCGTACCCGGTCCTCGCCCTCCAGCACCTTCACGCCGGACCGGGTCACCGATCCGTCGTTGGTCTTCTCCACCAGCAGCTGCCGGTCGGCGAACGCGGCGACCTGCGGCAGATGCGTCACGACGACGACCTGCGCGCTCTTCGCCAGCTTGGCCAGGCGACGCCCGATCTCCACGGCCGCCTTGCCGCCCACCCCGGCGTCCACCTCGTCGAACAGATAGGTGGGCACCGGGTCGGTCCCCGCGAACACGACCTCAACGGCCAGCATCACGCGCGACAGCTCACCTCCGGACGCTCCCTTGGCGATGGGCCGGGCGGGAGCCCCGGGATGGGGTGCGAGGAGCAGCTCGACCTCGTCAGCGCCGGACGGCCCGTAGGCGACCGTGCGGCCGTCGACCTCGACGCCCTCGGGGTCCTCCGTCTGCCGGATGTCGAACGACACGCGCGCGTGGGGCATGGCCAGCGAGGCCAGCTCGGCGGTCACGGCGGCGGCGAACCGTGCGGCCGCCTCCGTCCGCGCGTCCGTCAACGCCTGTGCCATCCCGCCCAGTTCGCCGCGCAGCACGTCCCGCTCGACGGTCAGCTCACCGATCCGCTCGTCGTCGCCGTCGAGTTCGAGCAGCCGCGCGGAGCCCTCCTCGGCCCACGCCAGCACACCGGCGACATCGGAGCCGTACTTCCGCGTGAGCGCGGTGAGCGCGGCCCGCCGTTCCTCGACGGCCGCCAGCCGCAGCGGATCGGCGTCCAGGTCGTCGGCGTACCCCGCCAGCTCCCCGGCGACGTCCCCGAGGAGGATGCCGACCTCGCCGATCCGGTCGGCGAGCGCGGCCAGGGCCGAGTCGTGCGACCGTACGGCCTCCAGGGCCCGGTGGGCGCCCGCGACAAGCGTGGCGGCGTCGATGCCCTCGGGGTCCTCGGGGTTGCCGGCGAGGCCGGCGTGGGCGACGGTCGCGGCCGAGGCCAGCGCCTCCGCGTGCCCGAGCCGCTCCGCTTCCTCGGAGAGTTCGGCGTCCTCACCGGCCCGTGGCTCCACGGCGGCGATCTCGTCGAGCCCGTACCGCAGCATGTCGGCTTCCTGGGCCCGCTCACGCGCGCGCGTGGTGATCTCGTCCAGCTCGTTGGCGACGGCCCGCAGCCGCCGGTAGGCCTCCCCGTACTTGGCGAGTGGCGCGGCGACCGCGTCCCCCGCGTACCGGTCGAGCGCCGCCCGCTGCCGGGACAGCTTGAGCAGCCCCTGCTGGTCGGTCTGCCCGTGCACGGCCACCAGCTCGTCGGCCAGCTCGGCCAGCACCCCCACGGGCACCGACCGGCCGCCCAGATGCGCCCGGGAGCGCCCCTCGGCGGAAACGGTACGGCTGATGAGCAGCGCCCCGTCGTCCAGCTCGGCACCGGCCTCCTCGGCCCGTACGACGGCCGCCCCGCCCGGGGGCACGGTGATCCGCCCCTCCACGACCGCGTTCTTGGCCCCGATCCGCACCAACGCCGCGTCAGCCCGCCCACCGAGCAAAAGCCCCAGGCTGGTCACGACCATGGTCTTTCCCGCACCGGTCTCACCGGTCACGGCGGTAAAGCCGGGCGACAACTCGACGACCGCGTCGTCGATCACGCCGAGCGACCGTATCCGCATCTCCTCCAACACGAACACGACCATACGAGGTCAGCCGCTCAATGTGCGACGCCCCCCACCTCGAATGAGAGAACCCGCAGGTAACGAATGACTATCGGCCTCCACATGTCACCCAGGGGAGTGGCACGGCCCCGACAGGGGCGCGGGGAACTGCGCGAACGACCACAGCGCACCCGCACCCGCCGACGAACCCGTTCCACCCCCCACAAACCGCGTCAGTGAGGCGCCCCCCGCCACCCGGAAACAGGCAACGCGAACTTGGCGACCAGCCGATCGGTGAACGAAGCATGATGCAGCCGGGCCAACCGAACCGGCACAGCCCCCCGCCGAACCTCCACCCGCGCCCCGGGCGGCAACTCGACAGTCCGCCGCCCGTCACACCACAGCACACCCGGCGGAATATGAGGCAGAACCTCCACAGCCAGCACAGAATCCGGCGACGTCACCAACGGCTTCGCGAACAGCGCGTGCGCACTGATCGGCACCATCAGCAGTGCCTCCACCTCGGGCCACACCACAGGCCCACCCGCGGAGAAGGCATACGCGGTCGACCCGGTGGGCGTCGACAGGCAGATGCCGTCACACCCGAACCCGGTCACCGGCCGACCGTCGATCTCCAGGACGACCTCGAGAAGCTTCTCCGCGGACACCTTCTGCACGGCCGCCTCGTTCAGCGCCCAGTCGGTGTGCACGATGTTGCTGTTCTGGCTCACGACGACGTCGATGGTCATCCGTTCCTCGACCTCGTACGCCTTTGTCACCACCCGGTCGACCACTTTGTCGAGGTCGTCGCGCTCGGCCTCGGCGAGGAAGCCGACGCTACCGAGGTTGACGCCGAGCATCGGCACCCCGGACGCCCGGGCGAACTCGGCGCCGCGCAGCAGCGTGCCGTCGCCGCCCAGCACGATGAGCAGCTCGCAGCCGTCGAGGCACTGTGCGGTGGCCTCCTCGATCAGCTCCACCTCGGGCGGCAGCGGCAGGTCGGCCGCCTCGGCCGCGAGGACCCGCACTCCGAGTCCGGAGCGCACCAAGCCCTCGACCACGAGTTCGGCGCTTCTGATCGCGGCCGGCCGCCCGGTGTGGGCGAGCAGGAAAACAGTACGATCTCGGGTCTGAGTCAACGAGGCCCCTCCGCCACTGCACGGTCGACATCGGCCGGGTCGAGTTCGGGTGCGCCGGCCCGCAGCCACAGAAAGTACTCGACGTTCCCCTTCGGCCCGGGCAGCGGGCTGGCGGTCACGCCCCGCACCCCGAGCCCCAACTGCCCTGCGCGGGTGGCGACTCCGCGTACCGCCTCGGCACGCAGTTCGGGACTGCGTACGACTCCTCCACTGCCCAGCCGTTCCTTCCCCACTTCGAACTGTGGTTTGACCATCATCACCAGGTCGGCATCAGGTGCCGCGCACCGCGCAAGGGCGGGCAGCACGAGACCGAGCGGGATGAAGGACAGATCCCCCACGACAAGATCCACTGGTTCCCCATCGATCGCTTCGAGCGTCAACTCGCGTACGTTCGTACGGTCCTTGACGGTGACGCGTTCATCGCTTTGGAGAGACCACGCGAGTTGGCCGTACCCCACGTCGACGGCGACGACGTGCGCCGCACCGGCGCGCAGGAGCACGTCGGTGAATCCGCCGGTGGACGCGCCCGCGTCCAGCGCCCGCCGGCCGCCGACCTTCAGTCCCTGCGGGACGAAGACCTCCAGGGCGCCGGCGAGCTTGTGGCCGCCCCGGGAGACGTACTCGGGATCGTCGTCGTCGGTCACGACGACGATCGCGGCGGCGGTCTCCACCTGGGTGGCGGGCTTCGTCGCGACGGTCTTGCCGACGGTGACCCGCCCGGCGGCGATCAGCTGGCTCGCGTGCTCGCGCGAGCGGGCGAGCTTCCGACGCACCAGCTCGGCGTCAAGGCGGTGGCGTGCCACTCCTGCCACGTTCGGTTCAGCTCCTATTGCCGTACGTCGATGGGGGCGCCGGAGGTCCCGGGCGGGCGTCGAGCGCGGTGAGCGTGTCGCGCAGCCCCCGGTGTACATCCTCGTACACCTCGACATGACCGTCCGTGGCGAGGTGGTCGGCGTCACCGAGCCGGCCGAGCAGGGCGTCGACGTCGGCGTCGCCCGTGGGGGCGCGGGGGAGGTCCAGCGGGGCCGGCGCGGCGGGGTCCGCCTCGGGTTCGACGGCCGCTTCCGCGACCGCGCCAGGAACCGGATCCGGAACGGGAGTCTCCGCCGGGCCCGGGGCCAGGGGCACTGAGTCGTTCATGCCCCGACGCTACCCCGAACGGCTGAGGTACCGTCGTCCGCGATGGCCACGATTGAGGAGTGCCGCAGCGCACTCGACAAGCTCTCGGACAACATGGCGGGCGCGAGCGGGGACGTACGCGAGGCGGCGGCCCTGGACCGTTCGCTGAGCTGCCGTATCACCGACCTGGACGTCACCTTCGTAGGACGCCTTCGGGGCGGCCGTATCGAGGTGCGGGACACCCTCCAGGGTCCGCCCCGGGAGAAGGCCGAGATCCGGCTCACCATGACCGGCGACGACCTGCTGGCGATGGTCGCCGGGGAGCTGAACTTCGCGAAGGCGTGGGGCTCGGGCCGGGTGAAACTGGAGGCCGGCCTGCGGGACCTGTTCCGCCTCAGGAAACTCCTGTAGCCAGCCTGCTACGGACCTTGCGCGCGGCCGGCACCACCAGTGGCGTCCCCGTCTCCGGATCGTCGATGACCTGGCAGCGCAGCCCGAACACCTCCTCGACCAGCCCGGCGGTGACGATGTCACCCGGCGCGCCCTCGGCGATGACGGCGCCCTCGCGCAGCGCGATCAGGTGTGTGGCGTAGCGGGCCGCGTGATTGAGGTCGTGCAGTACGGCGACCAGGGTCCGGCCCTGTTCCTCGTGCAGCTCGGCACAGAGGTCGAGGACGTCGATCTGGTGCTGGATGTCGAGGTAGGTCGTCGGCTCGTCGAGCAGCAGCAGCGGTGTCTGCTGGGCGAGCGCCATGGCGATCCACACGCGCTGGCGCTGGCCGCCGGAGAGTTCGTCGACATATCGACCGGCGAGTTCGGCGACGCCGGTCGACTCCATGGACTCCCGTACGATCCGCTCGTCGTCGTGGGACCACTGGCGCAGGATGCCCTGGTGAGGGTAGCGGCCCCGGCCCACCAGGTCGGCGACGGTGATCCCGTCGGGCGCGACCGACGACTGGGGCAGCAACCCGAGGGTCCGCGCGACCTTCTTCGCGGGCATCGACTGGATGACCTGCCCGTCGAGCAGCACCCGGCCCTCACTCGGCTTCAGCATCCGCGACAGGGCCCGCAGCAGCGTGGACTTGCCGCAGGCGTTCGGGCCGACGATGACGGTGAAGGAGTTGTCGGGGATCTCCACCGACAGCTGCTCGGCGATCACCCGCTGGTCGTAGGCGAGGGTGACGCTCTCTGCGGACAGGCGGTTCACGGTGTGGGTGCCCTTCTCGACGTTCTCGTTCACTGGACCGCTCCCGGTCGGCTCGTTCGCCGGCCCGCTCATATCCGGCCCGCCTTCCGCTCGGTGACCAGCAGCCACAGCAGGTACACCCCGCCGAGCACACCGGTCACCACCCCCACGGGCAGCTGGTCGGCGCCGAAGAGCCGCTGCGAGGCCCAGTCGGCCACGATCAGCAGGGTGGCGCCCATACACATGGACGCCACCAGGTTGGGGCCGGGCGAGCGGGTCAGCCGCCGGGCGAGCTGCGGCGCGGTCAGCGCCACGAAGCCCACGGGACCGGCGGCGGCCGTGGCGGCCGCGGTGAGCAGCACGGCGGCCAGCATCAGCACCAGTCGTACGCGCTCGACGCGCACTCCGAGGGCGTACGACACGTCGTCGCCCATCTCCGTCATCCGCAGCCCGCGCGCGTTCGCGAGCGCCACGGGTACGAGGACCGCGCACAGCCACAGCAGCGGCCAGACCTGGTCCCAGCCACGCCCGTTGAGGGAGCCGGTCATCCACACCACCGCGCGGGCCGCGTCGACGAGGTCGGCCTTGGTGATCAGGTAGCCGTTGACCGCCGTGACGACCGCGGAGACCCCGATGCCGACGAGCACCAGCCGGTAGCCGTGCACGCCCTGCTTCCAGGCCAGCAGATAGATGGCGAGCCCGGTCACCAGCCCGCCCACGAGCGCCCCGGCGGTGACCTGGGCAGCGCTCCCCGAGAACAGCACGATCACGACCAGCGCACCCGCTGTCGAGCCCTGACTGAGACCGAGTACGTCCGGACTGCCCAGCGGATTGCGGGAGATGGCCTGGAACAGGGCACCGCCCAGCCCGAGCGAGGCCCCGACCAGCAGCCCGACCAGCACCCGGGGCAGCCGCAGTTGGTTGACGATGAACTCCTGGCCGGCGTTCCCGTCGCCCAGCAGCGTCCTGAGGACGTCGCCGGCCGGGATCGGGAAGTCGCCGGTACCGATCAGCACCACGCTCGCGGTGAGCGCGGCCAGCAGCAGCGCCACGACGACGACCAGCGCACGCACGTCGAGGCGGACGGAAAGGCCCCCCGGTACCCGTACGAAACGTCCTGCGCCGGCGCCTCCCCGGCCGGGCCGGACAAGGTTGCTCTTCACAGCTGCGCCGTCCTCCGCCGTCGTACGAGAAAGATGAAGACCGGCCCGCCGATGACCGCGGTGACGATCCCGACCTGGAGTTCGGCGGGCCGGGCGACCATCCGCCCGATGACATCGGCGCCCAGCAGCAGCACCGGTGACAGGACGGCGGCGTACGGCAGGATCCAGCGCAGGTCGGGGCCGGTGAAGGATTGGACGACGTGCGGAACCATCAGCCCGACGAAGACGATCGGTCCGCAGGCGGCGGTCGCGGCCCCGCACAGCACGGTCGCGGCGGCCATGGACAGCGCGCGGGTGCGGTTCAGGTTCGCACCGAGGGCGCGGGCGGTGTCGTCGCCCATCGCCACGGCGTTGAGCGGCCGGGCGAGCAGCAGCGCGAGGACGGTGCCGACGACGATGAACGGCAGGACCTGCGTGATGGTGTCGTCGGTGGCCGAGGCCAGCGACCCGACCGTCCAGAAGCGCATCCTGTTGAGCGCGGCGTCGTCCGTGATCATCACGGCCTGG
This genomic interval from Streptomyces sp. B21-083 contains the following:
- a CDS encoding FAD-binding oxidoreductase, with the translated sequence MASPSKAGTALSALREDLTGDVLAPGDPGYDDARTVFNAMIDKRPAVIAQCVDEADVTRSVRFARDLDLPIAVRGGGHSVAGMGLNDAGLVIDLRRMDEVTVYRAAQSVRVQGGALMSHLDRATQPYGLSTTGGRVSTTGVAGFVLGGGSGWLDRTYGLAVDNLIGVDLVTADGTAVHASAEQNPELFWALHGGGGNFGVATSLTLRLHEMPAFSVALLLYLPEFGPEVIRTYRDVIEAGPVEASGGAIYLTAPPEEFVPPHLVGHLLCGALLTYTGAEDDMRKLAEPLLSLPHEVEIVTAIPYADFQCMLDDPPDMRNYWSAEYLTGAPDEFVDAFCALGDAVPVPTGTQSALFPLGGAIADGPSEYPVPYRDAQWAVHPFGCWEDPADDERCVQWVHDVRSRVRPWSTGAVYLNFIGDEGAERVIAGLGAENTRRLASVKRQYDPDNVFRFNHNIVPA
- a CDS encoding PucR family transcriptional regulator; the protein is MDSRTDSRFATRGAGITVQRALELPGLRSGLPEVLAGADRLRRTVRWVHAGEVPHIASLLKGGELLLTTGYGLGTRPAEQRAFVRTLAERDIAALVVELGPRFTRLPAALVETARATGLPLVQLHREVAFVAVTEEIHTEIVNGHYALLQRAEEIHRRCTEALLGGGGVPQVLGILADFSGNPVFLETADGQLLYAAGAGPEGADPLQVWEGLRTQPKDAPPPAGSALVDVPGGGPGTGSVRARLVLLPVLEPLALVHRMAAERAAGILAVVLMQARQEEELAARGRGDFLTDLAEGRVDAEAAPAQARVLGFRPGAGPLLPMVMRLGDTLTPGGGWAVLARAVTEELASVGVPVLLGVRPVEGRVPLLVGLRAESERPAVADRVATALRAGVERAGMQRPGAQPPVVVVGVAGGWAAASAGLRHAAETATAAQGLPDRPWYDARRLDIDLLLWRLRDHPDLAAFVERAIGPLRTHDHRSKPPLLPTLETYLAHAGRKAETARELHLNRQTLYNRLARIGELLGTDLDDPQTVLALSLALRARRHLP
- a CDS encoding glycosyltransferase family 4 protein, encoding MSLASSHSPHGQSPLRTVQVLGGGNAGSSAHVRSLAAGLVARGVRVIVCAPSDADSAYDFTGAGAEHVPIPRSSDPGSVAALRAACSNADLVHAHGLHASFRAALALSGRRTPLVVTWHNRAYAEGPRAQLLRVLERRVVKTAAVVLGTSSDLVDRARRRGARDVRLSAVALSAPRGAVGRDESDRSKTRAELGATDRPLLMSVGSLDRHRGYDVLLDAVHAWRGLDPAPLLVIAGEGPLRAELQGRIENEGLPVRLIGRRDDVSELLFAADLALLPSRWESRSVLAQQALHARVPLIATAVGGVPELVGDAAELVPYGDAVALGRAVVRLLGDPERRDLLRERGVRQIATWPTEDETVAQVLSVYDEFTQPRPLP
- the recN gene encoding DNA repair protein RecN, whose amino-acid sequence is MVVFVLEEMRIRSLGVIDDAVVELSPGFTAVTGETGAGKTMVVTSLGLLLGGRADAALVRIGAKNAVVEGRITVPPGGAAVVRAEEAGAELDDGALLISRTVSAEGRSRAHLGGRSVPVGVLAELADELVAVHGQTDQQGLLKLSRQRAALDRYAGDAVAAPLAKYGEAYRRLRAVANELDEITTRARERAQEADMLRYGLDEIAAVEPRAGEDAELSEEAERLGHAEALASAATVAHAGLAGNPEDPEGIDAATLVAGAHRALEAVRSHDSALAALADRIGEVGILLGDVAGELAGYADDLDADPLRLAAVEERRAALTALTRKYGSDVAGVLAWAEEGSARLLELDGDDERIGELTVERDVLRGELGGMAQALTDARTEAAARFAAAVTAELASLAMPHARVSFDIRQTEDPEGVEVDGRTVAYGPSGADEVELLLAPHPGAPARPIAKGASGGELSRVMLAVEVVFAGTDPVPTYLFDEVDAGVGGKAAVEIGRRLAKLAKSAQVVVVTHLPQVAAFADRQLLVEKTNDGSVTRSGVKVLEGEDRVRELSRMLAGQEDSETARAHAEELLAAARADG
- a CDS encoding NAD kinase; the encoded protein is MTQTRDRTVFLLAHTGRPAAIRSAELVVEGLVRSGLGVRVLAAEAADLPLPPEVELIEEATAQCLDGCELLIVLGGDGTLLRGAEFARASGVPMLGVNLGSVGFLAEAERDDLDKVVDRVVTKAYEVEERMTIDVVVSQNSNIVHTDWALNEAAVQKVSAEKLLEVVLEIDGRPVTGFGCDGICLSTPTGSTAYAFSAGGPVVWPEVEALLMVPISAHALFAKPLVTSPDSVLAVEVLPHIPPGVLWCDGRRTVELPPGARVEVRRGAVPVRLARLHHASFTDRLVAKFALPVSGWRGAPH
- a CDS encoding TlyA family RNA methyltransferase; amino-acid sequence: MAGVARHRLDAELVRRKLARSREHASQLIAAGRVTVGKTVATKPATQVETAAAIVVVTDDDDPEYVSRGGHKLAGALEVFVPQGLKVGGRRALDAGASTGGFTDVLLRAGAAHVVAVDVGYGQLAWSLQSDERVTVKDRTNVRELTLEAIDGEPVDLVVGDLSFIPLGLVLPALARCAAPDADLVMMVKPQFEVGKERLGSGGVVRSPELRAEAVRGVATRAGQLGLGVRGVTASPLPGPKGNVEYFLWLRAGAPELDPADVDRAVAEGPR
- a CDS encoding alkyl sulfatase C-terminal domain-containing protein — encoded protein: MATIEECRSALDKLSDNMAGASGDVREAAALDRSLSCRITDLDVTFVGRLRGGRIEVRDTLQGPPREKAEIRLTMTGDDLLAMVAGELNFAKAWGSGRVKLEAGLRDLFRLRKLL
- a CDS encoding ABC transporter ATP-binding protein — translated: MSGPANEPTGSGPVNENVEKGTHTVNRLSAESVTLAYDQRVIAEQLSVEIPDNSFTVIVGPNACGKSTLLRALSRMLKPSEGRVLLDGQVIQSMPAKKVARTLGLLPQSSVAPDGITVADLVGRGRYPHQGILRQWSHDDERIVRESMESTGVAELAGRYVDELSGGQRQRVWIAMALAQQTPLLLLDEPTTYLDIQHQIDVLDLCAELHEEQGRTLVAVLHDLNHAARYATHLIALREGAVIAEGAPGDIVTAGLVEEVFGLRCQVIDDPETGTPLVVPAARKVRSRLATGVS